The following coding sequences are from one bacterium SCSIO 12741 window:
- a CDS encoding PrsW family intramembrane metalloprotease, with amino-acid sequence MQFVLYLIFNLIGLYLIGVWVVNTWRLYLHAADKSQFFTWRRFGFGITLGALVVLPLLSINLFFDSSKFDSLSEEREFYMREGNDYQVFRLTEEMLLKDPLNRDLNFEWLVWHEKRLSNRNAYWTVGYYYLTLTDESDRIQKYYEELAERHPEFARLYLGLLYAFHVQPDEARKYLKAEPEDLKYEHFVRGMVALVDHEYIEAQKWFLQEVAVPEGYHQGAYYRLAESLYRSSEREALRALVYDEKAREYIPSSLNRSVFFHKLDFVNYFKEVIRNDFRRFYLPGFLVALMITLVWGYYIYRLDIYEPERWYHLLLVFTMSCGTIYLVYPISDMLGDMGFSLNGNPINDFFYCVIGIGMVEEFVKLLPILVMIRFTRAINEPYDYILYGALSALAFALIENIGYIEYGKITNIPARAFVAAVGHMMFTSVACYGLLLSKYRYQVNKYLFVGMFFFFASLAHGFYDFWLINSWASQFSIVTMLFFIISVHFWFIMKNNAINISNFYTWKKRLNNRKLQSYLILSLTAILMTSYLFYGMRYGRSEANHYFQKEVYNYGFIIYYLAFSFSRFSMVRGQWNQFSLSRIFVLPSLRVPPDFTGVRLSIQLPLKRSQSVGLKAWDLSLHFPMKGVLREKRSVSGEVHWYLFEADREFPVLGFEGKKVLIKTNRPNNPDNFKTATPILIYLVPGEFLLSQPHIQKRQLKKWAFCHATLVE; translated from the coding sequence ATGCAGTTTGTCCTTTACCTCATATTTAACCTCATTGGTCTTTACCTGATCGGTGTTTGGGTGGTTAATACCTGGAGGTTGTACCTGCATGCAGCGGATAAGAGTCAGTTTTTTACCTGGCGCAGATTTGGCTTTGGTATCACGCTGGGGGCTCTGGTTGTTCTTCCGCTCCTTTCTATCAATCTGTTTTTTGATTCCAGCAAATTCGATTCCCTGTCCGAAGAACGGGAGTTCTATATGCGGGAGGGCAACGACTACCAAGTGTTTCGGCTTACCGAAGAAATGCTCCTTAAAGATCCTCTTAACCGAGACCTGAATTTTGAGTGGTTGGTGTGGCACGAAAAACGACTTTCCAACCGAAACGCTTATTGGACGGTAGGTTATTATTATTTGACTCTGACCGATGAGAGTGACCGAATTCAAAAATATTATGAGGAGCTGGCCGAAAGGCACCCTGAATTTGCTCGTCTGTATTTGGGTTTGTTATATGCTTTTCACGTTCAACCTGATGAGGCAAGGAAATACCTAAAAGCAGAACCAGAAGATCTCAAATACGAGCATTTTGTACGAGGTATGGTTGCCTTAGTGGATCACGAATATATCGAAGCCCAGAAATGGTTTCTACAAGAAGTTGCTGTTCCGGAGGGTTATCATCAGGGAGCTTATTATCGGTTGGCAGAAAGCCTGTATCGCTCCTCGGAGAGAGAGGCTTTGAGAGCCTTGGTTTATGACGAAAAGGCCAGAGAGTATATCCCCTCGTCGCTAAACCGAAGCGTTTTCTTTCACAAATTGGATTTTGTCAACTATTTCAAGGAGGTAATTAGAAACGATTTCCGGCGGTTTTACCTTCCAGGATTTCTGGTAGCCTTGATGATTACGCTGGTCTGGGGATACTATATCTACCGTTTGGATATCTATGAACCAGAGCGTTGGTATCACTTGCTGTTGGTGTTTACGATGAGTTGCGGAACCATCTATTTGGTGTATCCTATTTCGGATATGCTGGGCGATATGGGTTTTTCGTTAAACGGCAATCCGATCAATGATTTCTTTTACTGTGTTATTGGAATAGGCATGGTGGAGGAGTTTGTCAAATTGCTGCCCATTCTGGTTATGATCCGGTTTACCCGAGCCATCAACGAACCTTATGATTATATCCTCTATGGCGCTTTATCCGCCCTGGCTTTTGCTTTAATTGAGAATATTGGCTACATCGAGTATGGAAAGATTACAAACATCCCAGCTCGGGCTTTTGTGGCGGCGGTTGGCCACATGATGTTTACCTCTGTAGCCTGTTATGGTTTGTTGCTTAGTAAATACCGTTACCAGGTCAACAAGTACCTCTTTGTGGGCATGTTCTTCTTTTTTGCCTCCCTGGCTCATGGGTTCTACGATTTCTGGTTAATTAATAGCTGGGCCAGTCAATTTTCCATAGTCACCATGCTGTTCTTTATCATATCCGTACACTTCTGGTTTATCATGAAGAACAATGCCATCAATATTTCCAATTTCTATACCTGGAAGAAGCGATTAAACAACCGAAAATTACAATCCTACCTGATTCTTTCCCTAACTGCCATTCTCATGACCTCATACCTTTTCTACGGTATGCGATATGGCCGGAGCGAAGCCAATCACTACTTTCAAAAGGAAGTCTACAACTATGGATTCATAATTTACTACCTGGCCTTTTCCTTCAGTCGCTTTTCCATGGTTAGAGGGCAGTGGAACCAGTTTTCCCTTTCCCGCATTTTTGTGCTACCCTCTCTTAGAGTTCCACCCGATTTTACCGGAGTGAGGTTGTCCATTCAACTTCCATTAAAACGATCCCAATCGGTGGGGCTAAAAGCCTGGGATTTGAGTTTGCATTTCCCCATGAAAGGTGTGCTGCGAGAAAAGCGAAGTGTTTCTGGAGAAGTGCATTGGTATCTGTTTGAAGCCGATCGGGAATTCCCGGTCTTGGGCTTTGAAGGCAAAAAGGTGTTGATCAAAACCAACCGACCCAACAATCCCGACAATTTTAAAACCGCAACGCCCATTCTGATTTACCTGGTGCCCGGAGAGTTTTTGTTGAGCCAGCCGCACATCCAAAAGAGGCAATTGAAAAAATGGGCCTTTTGCCACGCTACCTTGGTCGAGTAG
- a CDS encoding NAD(P)-dependent oxidoreductase: MSSTLFITGSSRGIGKAIGLRFAREGWNVVITGKTTEPHPKLDGTIYTAAEEIEAAGGKALALELDIRSEEQVAEAMEKTASKFGGIDVLVNNASAINLSPTEILPMKRFDLMHQVNTRGTFMVSKYAIPLMSNSANPHILMLSPPLNMEEKWFAPHLGYSIAKFGMSLCVLGLAGELKSKGIGVNALWPVSTIDTAAVRNLLGGEELAQRSRKPDVVADSAFLIAQKKAAETTGNFFLDEEVLKEAGITDLSKYSVVPGSDLFPDFFV; encoded by the coding sequence ATGAGCTCTACACTATTTATTACGGGATCCAGTCGAGGAATTGGAAAGGCTATTGGCTTGCGGTTTGCCCGCGAAGGTTGGAATGTGGTTATTACCGGAAAAACGACCGAACCTCATCCGAAATTGGACGGAACCATCTATACGGCTGCAGAAGAAATTGAAGCAGCCGGAGGTAAGGCCCTGGCGCTGGAACTGGATATTCGTAGTGAGGAGCAGGTGGCTGAGGCTATGGAAAAAACGGCCTCTAAATTCGGAGGAATTGATGTACTCGTGAATAATGCCAGCGCCATCAACCTGTCGCCTACAGAAATATTACCCATGAAGCGTTTCGATCTCATGCATCAGGTAAATACCCGGGGCACTTTCATGGTTTCTAAATATGCCATTCCGCTGATGAGCAATTCGGCCAATCCACATATTTTGATGTTGTCCCCTCCCTTGAACATGGAAGAAAAATGGTTTGCGCCCCACCTGGGTTATTCCATTGCCAAATTCGGTATGAGTCTTTGCGTTTTGGGATTGGCTGGAGAACTCAAAAGCAAGGGAATTGGAGTGAATGCCCTGTGGCCGGTATCAACCATCGATACGGCTGCCGTTAGAAATTTGTTGGGAGGCGAGGAATTGGCTCAGCGTTCGCGTAAGCCCGATGTAGTTGCCGATTCGGCTTTTTTAATTGCGCAAAAGAAAGCCGCTGAAACAACTGGAAATTTCTTTCTCGATGAAGAAGTTTTGAAGGAGGCTGGAATAACTGACCTATCCAAGTATTCAGTAGTTCCGGGATCTGATCTGTTTCCTGATTTTTTTGTTTAG
- a CDS encoding glycosyltransferase family 39 protein produces the protein MKISSLSPSTKLLLSLGIVLLFTALFGANHILGLQSEEPRRAIVSLEMVNSGNYVVPSIHGWSYYNKPPVFNWWMALYYKLFQSYDEWVVRIPSLVALLLSALLIFRIGRPYLRSGPALLAAAFLLSSAEILFYGSILAGEIDLFFALLSICQMLSIFWFFEKKKYLQLFIWSYFFAALGTLTKGPPSIAFQALTLLPWILIHRRWTLLFSWKHFAGLGVYVLAVGGYFWLYSFYDDPLPFMVRLFKEASQRSGAEHAFSDTLVGFLTFPLKMLAWMAPWSLFLVFLFKKKVWSDLWANPLLKFCLVALVFNLPIYALAADIRPRYLYPLFPFFFLIIGHLFGLSFESLKKWKTTLLQILGAR, from the coding sequence ATGAAAATTAGTTCGTTGTCCCCCTCAACCAAACTGCTTCTTTCCTTGGGGATTGTTCTTCTTTTCACGGCCTTGTTCGGAGCTAACCACATACTAGGACTTCAATCCGAAGAACCGCGTAGAGCCATTGTCTCATTGGAAATGGTGAATAGCGGAAATTACGTTGTCCCTTCGATTCATGGTTGGAGTTATTACAACAAACCGCCGGTTTTCAATTGGTGGATGGCCCTGTATTACAAGCTCTTTCAATCCTATGACGAATGGGTAGTCCGTATTCCATCTCTGGTGGCCTTGTTGCTTTCGGCCCTGCTTATTTTTCGAATAGGCCGTCCCTATTTGCGATCGGGCCCTGCTTTATTAGCAGCTGCCTTCTTGCTTAGCTCTGCTGAGATACTGTTTTATGGATCCATATTGGCTGGCGAAATCGATTTGTTTTTCGCCTTGCTTAGTATCTGCCAAATGCTTTCTATTTTTTGGTTTTTCGAGAAGAAGAAATACCTGCAACTCTTTATCTGGTCCTACTTTTTTGCCGCTCTGGGCACCTTAACCAAAGGGCCTCCATCCATTGCCTTTCAAGCGCTCACCTTGCTACCCTGGATTCTGATTCACCGACGGTGGACCCTTCTTTTTTCCTGGAAGCATTTTGCAGGACTTGGGGTTTATGTTTTGGCCGTTGGAGGGTACTTCTGGTTGTATTCGTTTTACGATGATCCCTTACCCTTTATGGTTCGACTCTTTAAAGAAGCTTCGCAGCGATCTGGAGCCGAACACGCCTTCTCCGATACCTTGGTAGGATTTCTCACTTTCCCCTTAAAAATGCTTGCCTGGATGGCTCCCTGGAGCCTCTTTCTGGTATTCCTCTTTAAGAAAAAGGTCTGGTCTGATTTATGGGCCAATCCCCTGCTCAAGTTTTGCCTGGTTGCTTTAGTATTCAACCTTCCTATTTATGCCCTTGCCGCTGATATTCGCCCCAGGTATTTATACCCTCTTTTTCCGTTTTTCTTTTTGATTATCGGCCATCTGTTTGGACTCTCCTTCGAATCGTTGAAAAAATGGAAAACAACCCTTCTCCAGATTCTGGGGGCACGGTAG
- a CDS encoding arginase, with protein MSQIKIIINRSELGAGTRGSSLGADALEISAINRKEGFFNQFPVAEVEHNNRLLYQEDETPDAHYLEGIIEVHERLEKEITISLRDDRMPVVLSGDHSNAAGTIAALKKNIGSKRLGVIWVDAHGDLHSPYTSPSGNVHGMPLAISLAADNKAHGEKSPGTRTVRLWNDAKGLHGIEPKILPEDLVMFAVRSTEKPEDELMKEKGIKNYSVPELRYRGIRTCLDEAFEKLKDCDWIYLSFDVDAMDSLMVSEGTGTPVEKGLDPDETRELLSTIVKETKLLCMEFVEINPLLDNKGNHMADVAFDLLKDLTQLITDSPD; from the coding sequence ATGAGTCAAATCAAGATCATTATTAACCGGTCGGAACTGGGAGCCGGAACCAGGGGATCAAGCCTGGGAGCAGATGCTTTGGAAATTTCTGCTATAAACCGAAAAGAAGGTTTTTTCAATCAGTTTCCGGTAGCTGAAGTAGAGCACAACAATCGCTTGCTTTATCAGGAAGATGAAACTCCGGATGCTCACTATCTCGAAGGGATCATTGAAGTGCACGAACGACTCGAAAAAGAAATTACCATCTCCCTTAGAGACGACCGTATGCCGGTAGTTTTATCCGGAGATCACTCCAATGCTGCCGGTACCATTGCGGCCTTGAAGAAAAACATCGGTTCGAAACGTTTAGGAGTCATTTGGGTAGATGCTCATGGTGACCTTCACTCTCCTTATACTTCTCCTTCTGGAAATGTACATGGAATGCCTCTGGCTATCTCCTTGGCTGCTGACAACAAGGCTCATGGTGAAAAATCACCGGGAACCCGAACGGTACGGCTTTGGAATGATGCCAAAGGACTGCACGGCATTGAACCGAAGATCTTACCGGAGGATCTTGTCATGTTTGCTGTTAGATCTACCGAAAAACCGGAAGATGAGCTGATGAAAGAAAAAGGTATCAAGAATTACTCGGTACCAGAACTTCGTTACCGCGGCATTCGTACTTGCCTGGACGAAGCCTTCGAAAAACTAAAAGACTGCGATTGGATCTACCTGTCATTCGACGTAGATGCTATGGATAGCTTAATGGTTTCTGAAGGAACAGGAACTCCGGTTGAAAAAGGATTGGACCCCGATGAAACCCGCGAATTACTCAGCACAATTGTTAAAGAAACCAAGCTTCTCTGCATGGAATTCGTGGAGATCAATCCCTTGTTAGACAACAAAGGAAATCACATGGCTGACGTAGCTTTTGATTTGCTGAAGGACCTGACTCAGCTTATCACCGATTCTCCTGACTAA
- a CDS encoding leucine-rich repeat domain-containing protein, protein MYKLAALCLFTFVSGISLAQTASDSTFYSLTKALNNPEKVKHLILKDQNLDSLPVAVLSMRNLKELNVEGNNLQQLPGDLGQFPHLEIVNLSQNTGLKLGVVLRQLSNAPELKHLDLSSCQLEYISYRIGRLAQLETLNLSHNKLKKLPSALFYLSRLQTLDCTNNRIEELPPEIQITGQLMELKLSGNPALDLQSSIELLKGIGSLQSLEIGPVNREKLKLEGLTVKNLVVFGGTQQKLGPALRSMSDLETLTLHWFGPTNQDLIWSNLAHIPQLKSLEVKSRNQVEIDLSLGFDSLQSLLVEAKGVAQLKTSKQTSENLTSLKIQVPTYAFSSEEVKSLSRLKRLQKLDLSGCGIAQLPENLNELKALTELRLNNNKLSQLPAIQADLNNLALLELTGNRITEGTLNRLDSILPDCEIQFYGSPYSDLLTKDNKIVPPIPHLEPQPETFTYQPNATTEIETQAGYKFRIPAGSLMDADGKPLKQPVPIEITDYNTAEDIALSGIPMTLGSGENAQSLSSQAMFKIEVPGQNGVSIDPAKPIQVSLPSAASRDGDELFVFDTVAGNWTRPQQDSATPFTLDYETVGFIQQRLNINPPERPSRKTISVNQERLNFKVKRDRNKDSFTVVVKKEPTYRIRRINKKFPEYKVLQQATWVYEGPDAQNRYAQLDSLSRDLRRYYRSRKRTGLFRRNIAKTYKPGYFQDMTLSLNPEGDNFELSLQAMNGETAITLFPEFGSNRHDQEARRTKKLYKKYRNRYEYSRKKWTSLDERIAEEDEKYNEKWERYQESMKAFNATMKSAIEEEYDVSLPDNFDAMDYQVSNSLPVSPFYNPMPVTRRVWASSISLVSLGLINIDKPLPPPPNPNLYVGNFVDSTGKIISPERIILVDERNKNTVALAWNNYLVIPSHHKVSMIATFDNGNAVAIVDKREIRSLPFGNRNAEFPLSIIPSELITREEIRTQLR, encoded by the coding sequence ATGTACAAACTTGCCGCCCTCTGCCTGTTTACTTTTGTGTCAGGAATTTCCCTGGCTCAAACTGCCTCGGATAGTACCTTTTACTCCCTGACTAAGGCCTTAAACAACCCTGAAAAAGTCAAACATCTGATTCTCAAAGACCAAAACCTGGATTCACTTCCTGTTGCGGTGCTTTCTATGAGAAACCTGAAAGAGTTAAACGTTGAAGGAAACAACCTTCAGCAATTACCCGGAGATTTGGGCCAGTTTCCGCATCTGGAAATCGTTAACTTAAGTCAGAACACGGGACTAAAATTGGGCGTTGTTCTCCGCCAATTGAGCAATGCTCCAGAGCTAAAACATCTGGACCTAAGCAGCTGCCAATTGGAATATATCTCCTACCGCATTGGACGATTGGCCCAATTAGAAACTTTGAATTTGTCGCACAACAAACTCAAAAAGCTACCGTCCGCTCTGTTTTACCTCAGCCGGCTCCAAACTCTTGATTGCACCAACAACCGAATTGAAGAACTCCCGCCTGAAATTCAGATTACAGGTCAACTCATGGAACTTAAGTTGTCAGGAAATCCAGCCCTTGATTTGCAATCTTCCATTGAGCTTTTAAAAGGTATCGGCTCCCTACAATCGCTGGAAATTGGACCGGTGAATCGAGAGAAGTTGAAATTGGAGGGCCTTACCGTTAAAAACCTCGTGGTATTTGGAGGTACTCAACAAAAATTGGGTCCGGCCCTTCGATCCATGTCCGATCTGGAAACCCTGACCCTACACTGGTTTGGACCGACGAATCAGGATTTAATTTGGTCGAACCTGGCTCATATTCCTCAACTCAAATCACTTGAAGTAAAAAGCCGTAACCAGGTAGAGATTGATCTTTCACTTGGTTTTGATTCACTCCAATCCCTGTTAGTGGAAGCCAAAGGAGTAGCCCAACTAAAAACTTCTAAGCAGACATCGGAAAATCTCACCTCGCTTAAAATTCAGGTTCCTACTTACGCCTTCTCTTCGGAAGAAGTGAAATCGCTTAGCCGGTTGAAACGGCTTCAAAAACTCGATTTATCCGGTTGTGGAATTGCCCAACTTCCAGAAAACCTAAATGAACTCAAGGCCCTCACCGAACTTCGGTTGAACAATAACAAGCTTAGTCAATTACCCGCCATCCAAGCGGATCTCAACAACCTGGCACTACTCGAACTTACCGGCAATCGAATTACGGAAGGCACGCTCAATCGCTTAGACAGCATTCTTCCCGATTGCGAAATCCAGTTTTACGGAAGTCCTTATTCCGATCTGCTGACCAAAGACAACAAAATTGTTCCGCCTATTCCTCATCTGGAACCGCAACCGGAAACCTTTACCTACCAACCGAATGCAACTACCGAAATTGAAACCCAAGCAGGTTATAAATTCAGAATACCCGCCGGTTCTTTGATGGACGCAGATGGTAAGCCGCTAAAACAACCCGTTCCTATCGAAATAACCGATTACAATACGGCTGAAGATATTGCCTTAAGTGGAATTCCCATGACGTTAGGAAGTGGTGAAAACGCCCAAAGCTTGTCCTCCCAAGCTATGTTCAAAATAGAAGTGCCTGGTCAAAATGGCGTGAGCATCGATCCGGCCAAACCCATTCAAGTTTCACTCCCCTCAGCTGCGAGTCGGGATGGTGATGAACTGTTTGTTTTTGACACCGTAGCCGGAAATTGGACCAGACCTCAACAAGACAGCGCGACCCCTTTTACCCTGGATTACGAAACGGTTGGATTTATACAGCAAAGACTGAATATTAATCCACCAGAGAGACCTTCCAGAAAAACCATATCCGTTAATCAAGAACGCTTGAACTTCAAGGTAAAAAGAGATCGAAACAAAGACAGCTTTACGGTAGTGGTGAAGAAGGAACCGACCTATCGGATTCGACGAATCAACAAAAAGTTTCCAGAATACAAAGTTCTCCAGCAAGCCACTTGGGTTTATGAAGGACCTGATGCCCAGAATCGGTATGCCCAGCTGGACTCTTTGTCTCGGGATTTGCGCAGGTATTACCGAAGTCGGAAAAGAACAGGCTTATTTCGAAGAAATATTGCAAAAACCTACAAACCCGGTTATTTCCAGGACATGACTTTGTCCTTAAACCCGGAGGGTGATAATTTCGAATTGAGTCTACAGGCCATGAATGGAGAAACGGCCATCACCCTATTCCCTGAATTTGGCAGCAATCGCCATGATCAGGAAGCGCGCCGAACCAAAAAATTGTACAAAAAATACCGCAATCGCTACGAATACTCGAGGAAGAAATGGACTTCTCTGGATGAACGCATTGCCGAAGAAGACGAGAAGTACAACGAGAAGTGGGAGCGGTATCAGGAATCGATGAAGGCGTTTAACGCCACCATGAAGTCTGCGATTGAGGAAGAATATGACGTATCCTTACCGGACAACTTTGATGCCATGGACTACCAGGTTTCAAATTCCCTTCCCGTTTCCCCTTTTTACAATCCAATGCCAGTGACCAGAAGAGTTTGGGCTTCGTCTATCAGCCTGGTAAGCCTGGGCTTAATTAATATTGACAAGCCCCTTCCACCACCACCCAATCCCAATCTATATGTAGGGAATTTTGTAGACTCGACCGGTAAAATCATTTCTCCAGAGCGAATCATTTTGGTGGATGAAAGAAACAAAAACACAGTTGCCCTGGCATGGAACAATTACCTCGTCATCCCCTCCCACCACAAAGTGAGTATGATTGCCACATTTGATAATGGAAATGCCGTTGCCATTGTGGATAAGCGAGAAATTCGAAGCTTGCCTTTTGGCAACCGAAATGCCGAATTTCCGCTATCCATTATTCCTTCTGAATTAATTACCCGGGAAGAGATTAGAACCCAACTTCGATGA
- a CDS encoding flippase-like domain-containing protein — protein sequence MQKQPADTSTKSRWSAKKIGVFLLKLILGALAFYLIWRKVDIQKVGVYLQQANALYLVLAAAFFFLSKAVAAIRLNYYYASQGLNLSSGQGIRLNLLAMFYSLFIPLVGGDGYRVIWLKNRYGTPVKSLIWSSVLDRVSGVAALVALAALIFPATTFKGWFQWLGLLGIPVMYLVYYFVHRQFWRSYLPVWKSVNVAALIVQFLQVVCVVFILLALNVSDHQLDYLFIFLLASLAYMLPFMGAREMAFLLGAEYLGLDLELSLAISVLFYLALAGTSLTGISFLLFPSRLEVDEPVSTGTA from the coding sequence ATGCAAAAACAGCCCGCAGATACCTCAACAAAAAGCCGATGGTCGGCGAAAAAGATCGGGGTATTTCTTCTCAAATTGATTCTTGGAGCGCTGGCCTTTTACCTTATTTGGCGGAAGGTGGATATCCAGAAAGTGGGTGTTTACTTGCAACAGGCCAATGCGTTGTATCTGGTTCTGGCAGCGGCTTTCTTCTTCCTATCTAAAGCGGTGGCCGCCATTCGACTCAATTATTATTATGCCTCTCAAGGCCTGAATTTATCCTCGGGTCAAGGTATTCGATTAAACCTCTTGGCCATGTTCTACAGCCTGTTTATTCCCCTGGTGGGTGGAGATGGGTACCGGGTAATTTGGCTGAAGAATAGATACGGAACTCCGGTTAAATCCTTGATTTGGTCTTCTGTATTGGACCGGGTTAGTGGTGTGGCGGCATTGGTGGCTTTGGCGGCTTTGATTTTTCCGGCTACCACCTTCAAAGGTTGGTTTCAGTGGTTAGGGCTATTGGGAATTCCAGTGATGTACTTGGTTTATTATTTCGTTCATCGTCAGTTCTGGCGGTCTTATTTGCCGGTGTGGAAATCGGTAAATGTAGCGGCCTTAATCGTCCAGTTTCTGCAAGTGGTGTGCGTGGTATTTATTCTTTTAGCGTTAAACGTTTCTGATCACCAATTAGACTATTTGTTCATTTTTCTATTGGCCAGTTTGGCTTACATGCTGCCTTTTATGGGAGCCCGGGAAATGGCCTTTCTTTTGGGAGCAGAATACCTGGGCTTAGATTTGGAACTTTCCTTGGCTATCAGTGTTTTGTTTTATCTGGCTTTAGCCGGAACCTCGTTGACCGGAATATCCTTTTTGCTGTTCCCTTCTCGTCTCGAAGTGGATGAACCCGTTTCTACCGGAACAGCTTGA